In Niveispirillum cyanobacteriorum, the following proteins share a genomic window:
- a CDS encoding YceI family protein, with the protein MIRRLLLAAALFLTPPALAAPQTQTVTAANTQVGFSIRYLLLAKATGRFTDIAGSFSFDPDTDELGGIDVTIATGSVDTGSAGRDRDLQGEDFFATAQYPAMHFIGHHAVRTGPHSGRVSGELTLRGVTKPVDLDVTLANHRATATTSIKRSDFGMRPGLASLFIADRVDIRIEISDLPGAVSP; encoded by the coding sequence ATGATCCGCCGCCTGCTGCTGGCCGCCGCCCTGTTCCTGACCCCTCCCGCCCTGGCGGCACCACAGACGCAGACGGTGACTGCCGCCAACACCCAGGTCGGGTTTTCCATCCGCTATCTGTTGCTGGCCAAGGCCACAGGCCGCTTCACCGACATTGCCGGCAGTTTCAGCTTTGATCCCGATACGGATGAGCTGGGCGGCATCGATGTCACCATCGCCACGGGCAGCGTCGATACCGGCAGTGCGGGGCGCGACCGCGATTTGCAGGGCGAGGATTTCTTCGCCACCGCCCAATATCCCGCCATGCACTTCATCGGCCATCATGCCGTCCGTACCGGCCCGCACAGCGGTCGCGTCTCCGGTGAACTGACATTGCGCGGGGTGACAAAACCTGTCGACCTGGATGTCACCCTGGCCAATCACCGCGCCACGGCCACCACCAGCATCAAACGCAGCGATTTCGGCATGCGCCCCGGCCTGGCCAGCCTGTTCATCGCCGACCGGGTGGATATAAGGATCGAGATCAGCGACCTGCCCGGTGCGGTCAGCCCGTAG
- the rpmI gene encoding 50S ribosomal protein L35 produces MPKLKNHSGAKKRFKFTASGKVKAQAAGKRHGMSKRPLKMKRNARGTFVMFKADGEKIAENFLRVK; encoded by the coding sequence ATGCCCAAGTTGAAGAACCATTCGGGCGCCAAGAAGCGGTTTAAGTTCACCGCTTCGGGCAAGGTGAAGGCCCAGGCCGCTGGCAAGCGCCACGGCATGAGCAAGCGCCCCCTGAAGATGAAGCGTAACGCACGTGGTACGTTCGTTATGTTCAAGGCCGACGGCGAGAAGATCGCTGAGAATTTCCTGCGGGTTAAGTGA
- the mltA gene encoding murein transglycosylase A: MRLRSLAALFALGLLAGCAAQPTKVPGTPAAPAEAEKPAARLTLLPASFSDLSGWSVDRTADALPALLKSCDRLVKQPGDRALGPDGMMGRVSDWIGPCAAIAKLPAGDHVALRRAVENLFQPWAATDNGTAEGLFTGYYESSLRGSFKRQGKYQTPLYKRPADLVMVELGEFRPNLKGERIAGRVVDGQLKPYADRKAIEAGALNGKGLELLYVDDPVDAFFLQIQGSGRVTLPDGSQVRVGYDGQNGQPYFAIGRELVARGALAKEDVSMQSIRAWLEANPAQAAAVMNTNPSFVFFRRLEGEGPLGAQGVALTPGRSLAVDRTFIAYGVPVWLDAQDPLDAKTRIRRLMVAQDTGGAIRGPVRGDVFWGHGADAEQRAGLMKSPGRYWLLLPKGVTPAVS; encoded by the coding sequence CCTTTTCGCCCTTGGCCTGCTGGCCGGCTGTGCCGCGCAACCGACCAAGGTGCCCGGCACCCCGGCAGCCCCGGCAGAGGCGGAGAAGCCCGCTGCCCGCCTGACCCTGCTGCCCGCCAGTTTCAGCGACCTGTCCGGCTGGTCGGTGGACCGCACGGCCGACGCGCTGCCCGCGCTGCTGAAAAGCTGTGACCGGCTGGTCAAGCAGCCGGGTGACCGGGCGCTGGGTCCCGACGGCATGATGGGCCGGGTCAGCGACTGGATCGGCCCCTGTGCTGCCATCGCCAAGCTGCCGGCGGGCGACCATGTGGCCCTACGCCGGGCCGTTGAAAACCTGTTCCAGCCCTGGGCGGCCACCGATAATGGCACGGCAGAGGGCCTGTTCACGGGTTATTACGAAAGCTCGCTGCGCGGTTCGTTCAAGCGCCAGGGCAAGTACCAGACCCCGCTTTACAAGCGTCCCGCCGATCTGGTGATGGTGGAACTGGGCGAATTCCGGCCCAACCTGAAGGGCGAACGCATTGCGGGCCGGGTGGTCGATGGGCAGTTGAAACCCTATGCCGACCGCAAGGCGATTGAGGCCGGCGCCCTGAACGGCAAGGGGCTGGAACTGCTCTATGTCGATGACCCGGTCGATGCCTTCTTCCTGCAGATCCAGGGGTCGGGCCGTGTCACCCTGCCCGATGGCAGCCAGGTCCGCGTCGGCTATGACGGGCAGAACGGTCAGCCCTATTTCGCCATCGGGCGCGAACTGGTGGCGCGCGGGGCGCTGGCCAAGGAAGACGTGTCGATGCAGTCGATCCGCGCCTGGCTGGAGGCGAACCCGGCCCAGGCCGCCGCCGTCATGAACACCAACCCCTCCTTTGTGTTCTTCCGCCGGCTGGAGGGGGAGGGGCCGCTGGGCGCGCAGGGCGTGGCCCTGACGCCGGGCCGGTCGCTGGCTGTGGACCGCACCTTCATCGCCTATGGCGTGCCCGTTTGGCTGGACGCGCAGGACCCGCTGGACGCCAAGACCCGCATCCGCCGCCTGATGGTGGCGCAGGATACGGGCGGGGCCATCCGGGGGCCTGTGCGCGGCGATGTGTTCTGGGGCCATGGGGCAGACGCCGAACAGCGTGCCGGTCTGATGAAAAGCCCCGGGCGTTACTGGCTGCTGCTGCCCAAGGGCGTGACGCCGGCGGTGTCGTAA
- a CDS encoding methyl-accepting chemotaxis protein, with translation MRALKNLPIVWKLVLPLLLMGVLTIGTSLYALSQMEAVGDEYRGMLDRSENAKAILNARETATDLGRLGYTMVAETDSFILDSMQDEIALKRDELTGHLDRVEKILPERKADIDAIREDTRRMLEIVEQARQLALNGKGSQAAAILVDRFDIKLTDVLDKLEVTTGDVQAKLDAGKNAAQSRFDRALAVTLIVGLSGTAIVLALGIALGMVGISRPLRRIVTTMTKLADGDLSVKVSGGDRRDEIGSTARALAVFQKGMREAERMRDEQAAMEERVEAEKRQALVRLADDFEGSMQAVVSAVGGAADRMRGTAQGLNSVADETNRQSEAVASAAEQAAENVNTVAAAAEQLTASINEISRRVAESASIAHDAVAEAERSNSTVTGLVDAAQRIGEIVRLIGDIASQTNLLALNATIEAARAGEAGKGFAVVASEVKALATQTARATEEIGSQIATMQSAAGNAANAIRGVGGTIDKISGIVSTIATAVEEQGAATREIASSVAQAATGTQNVSATIGEVTRAAAETGSMAGDVLNAANDLVGESAALNRQVAQFVAKVRAG, from the coding sequence ATGCGTGCGCTTAAAAATCTTCCCATCGTGTGGAAGCTGGTTCTGCCATTGCTGCTGATGGGCGTACTGACCATCGGCACGTCGCTTTACGCCCTGTCTCAGATGGAGGCGGTGGGCGATGAATATCGCGGCATGCTGGACCGCTCGGAAAATGCCAAGGCCATCCTGAATGCGCGGGAAACCGCGACGGACCTGGGTCGCCTCGGCTACACGATGGTGGCGGAGACGGACAGCTTCATCCTGGACAGCATGCAGGACGAGATCGCCCTGAAGCGGGATGAACTGACAGGCCATCTGGACCGGGTGGAGAAGATCCTGCCGGAGCGCAAGGCCGATATCGATGCCATCCGCGAAGATACGCGCCGCATGCTGGAAATCGTCGAACAGGCGCGGCAACTGGCACTGAACGGCAAGGGTTCCCAGGCCGCCGCCATCCTGGTCGACCGGTTCGACATCAAGCTGACCGACGTTCTGGACAAGCTGGAGGTGACGACGGGCGATGTGCAGGCCAAGCTGGATGCCGGCAAAAATGCCGCGCAGAGCCGGTTCGACCGCGCCCTGGCCGTCACCCTGATCGTGGGCCTGTCGGGCACGGCTATCGTGCTGGCCCTGGGCATCGCGCTGGGCATGGTCGGCATTTCCCGCCCCCTGCGCCGCATCGTCACCACCATGACCAAGCTGGCCGACGGCGACCTGTCGGTGAAGGTGTCGGGCGGCGACCGCCGGGACGAGATCGGTTCCACGGCCCGTGCGCTGGCCGTGTTCCAGAAGGGCATGCGTGAGGCGGAGCGGATGCGCGACGAACAGGCGGCCATGGAGGAACGGGTGGAGGCGGAGAAGCGCCAGGCCCTGGTCCGTCTGGCCGATGATTTTGAAGGCAGCATGCAGGCGGTCGTCAGCGCCGTGGGCGGGGCCGCCGACCGCATGCGCGGCACCGCCCAGGGCCTGAACAGCGTCGCCGATGAAACCAACCGACAGTCCGAAGCCGTGGCCAGTGCCGCCGAACAGGCCGCGGAAAATGTGAACACGGTTGCCGCCGCCGCCGAACAGTTGACGGCCTCGATCAACGAAATCTCCCGCCGTGTGGCCGAAAGCGCCAGCATCGCCCATGACGCCGTGGCAGAGGCCGAACGGTCGAACAGCACCGTCACCGGTCTGGTCGATGCCGCCCAGCGCATCGGGGAGATCGTGCGCCTGATCGGCGATATCGCCAGCCAGACCAATCTGCTGGCGCTTAACGCCACCATCGAGGCGGCCCGCGCCGGAGAGGCGGGCAAGGGCTTCGCCGTTGTGGCGTCAGAGGTGAAGGCCCTGGCCACCCAGACCGCCAGGGCGACGGAGGAGATCGGCAGCCAGATCGCCACCATGCAGTCTGCCGCTGGTAATGCCGCCAATGCCATTCGGGGCGTCGGTGGCACCATCGACAAGATCAGCGGCATCGTCTCCACCATCGCCACCGCCGTGGAGGAACAGGGCGCTGCGACGCGTGAGATCGCCAGTTCCGTGGCCCAGGCCGCCACCGGCACCCAGAATGTCAGCGCCACCATCGGTGAGGTCACACGCGCCGCCGCCGAAACCGGCAGCATGGCCGGCGACGTCCTGAACGCCGCCAACGATCTGGTCGGCGAAAGTGCCGCCCTGAACCGTCAGGTGGCGCAGTTCGTGGCGAAGGTGCGGGCGGGGTAA
- a CDS encoding adenylosuccinate synthase, translating into MANVAVVGSQWGDEGKGKIVDWLSSRADVVVRFQGGHNAGHTLVINGVVYKLSLLPSGVVRPGKLSVIGNGVVVDPWALLKEIAAIQEKGVEITPDTLLVAENCALILPLHSAVDKAREEARGVNKIGTTGRGIGPAYEDKVARRAIRVCDLADEAVLEHKVEQLLFHHNALLRGLGAEELAKDEVLAQLREVAPKLLPYSAVVWKRLDEARRQGKRILFEGAQGAMLDVDHGTYPFVTSSNTVAGNAAAGSGMGPGAVGHVLGITKAYTTRVGSGPFPTELHDEIGDKIGQRGHEFGTVTGRKRRCGWFDAVMVRQAIKTGGITGIALTKLDVLDGFDELKVCTGYKLNGEVIQHLPAGQTAQAQVEPIYETFEGWSESTQGARSWAQLPAAAIKYVRRIEELIEAPVTLLSTSPERDDTILMRDPFED; encoded by the coding sequence ATGGCCAATGTGGCGGTCGTCGGGTCCCAGTGGGGCGACGAAGGCAAGGGCAAGATCGTCGACTGGCTGTCCAGCCGCGCCGATGTCGTGGTCCGCTTTCAGGGCGGTCACAATGCCGGCCATACGCTGGTGATCAACGGCGTGGTCTATAAGCTGTCGCTGCTGCCCAGCGGCGTTGTCCGCCCCGGCAAGCTGTCGGTGATCGGCAATGGCGTCGTGGTCGATCCCTGGGCCCTGCTGAAGGAGATTGCCGCCATTCAGGAAAAGGGCGTGGAAATCACGCCCGACACCCTGCTGGTGGCCGAAAACTGCGCCCTGATCCTGCCGCTGCACTCTGCAGTGGACAAGGCGCGTGAGGAAGCGCGCGGCGTCAACAAGATCGGCACCACGGGCCGTGGCATCGGCCCCGCGTATGAGGACAAGGTGGCCCGTCGCGCCATCCGCGTCTGCGATCTGGCCGACGAGGCGGTACTGGAGCACAAGGTCGAACAGTTGCTGTTCCACCACAATGCCCTGCTGCGCGGCCTGGGTGCTGAGGAGTTAGCCAAGGACGAGGTCCTGGCCCAGTTGCGCGAGGTGGCGCCCAAGCTGCTGCCCTACAGCGCCGTTGTCTGGAAGCGCCTGGACGAGGCCCGCCGCCAGGGCAAGCGCATCCTGTTCGAAGGTGCCCAGGGCGCCATGCTGGACGTGGATCACGGCACCTACCCGTTCGTCACCTCCTCCAACACGGTGGCCGGCAATGCCGCCGCCGGGTCAGGTATGGGTCCGGGTGCCGTCGGCCATGTGCTGGGCATCACCAAGGCCTATACGACGCGCGTCGGTTCCGGCCCCTTCCCCACCGAACTGCATGACGAGATCGGCGACAAGATCGGCCAGCGCGGGCATGAGTTTGGCACCGTCACGGGCCGTAAGCGCCGCTGCGGCTGGTTCGACGCCGTGATGGTGCGTCAGGCCATCAAGACCGGTGGCATCACCGGCATCGCGCTGACCAAGCTGGACGTGCTGGACGGGTTTGACGAGTTGAAGGTCTGCACGGGTTACAAGCTGAATGGCGAAGTGATCCAGCACCTGCCCGCAGGTCAGACGGCCCAGGCGCAGGTGGAACCGATCTATGAGACCTTCGAAGGCTGGAGCGAAAGCACCCAGGGTGCCCGCTCCTGGGCCCAGCTTCCCGCCGCCGCCATCAAATATGTGCGCCGGATCGAGGAACTGATCGAGGCGCCGGTGACCTTGCTGTCCACCAGCCCCGAACGCGACGACACCATCCTGATGCGCGATCCGTTTGAAGATTGA
- a CDS encoding cupin-like domain-containing protein, with the protein METGLDEYHGVDAARFQSEIQPRYRPAVLRGLVAHWPVVKEGQTSPQALAQYLKSFDRGELTESMLGPPAIKGRFFYRDDMRGFNFERQQETLTAAIDRLLAYLDHPAPPAFYTGSVPTDVNLPDFGRDNVMDLIPRSTGARIWIGNSATISTHYDQSDNIACVVAGTRRFTLFPPEQLPNLYVGPLDYTMAGQPSSMVDLANPDFARYPRFRAALDAAITVDLQPGDAIYIPSMWWHNVVSTGPFNVLVNYWWNDAKPWAGNPFQALVHSIMAMGEMPAERRAVWRDVFDHYVFHQNGDPMAHMAPEHRSVTGPLTPRLAQYIRGWLLRCLGG; encoded by the coding sequence ATGGAAACGGGCCTGGACGAATATCACGGCGTTGATGCCGCGCGGTTCCAATCGGAAATCCAGCCGCGTTACCGCCCCGCCGTGCTGCGCGGTCTGGTCGCCCATTGGCCCGTGGTGAAGGAGGGGCAGACCTCGCCCCAGGCATTGGCGCAGTATCTGAAAAGCTTCGACCGTGGCGAACTGACCGAAAGCATGCTGGGGCCGCCTGCCATCAAGGGCCGGTTTTTTTATCGCGATGACATGCGCGGCTTTAATTTCGAACGGCAGCAGGAAACGCTGACCGCCGCCATCGACCGGCTGCTCGCATATCTGGACCATCCCGCCCCGCCCGCCTTCTATACCGGGTCCGTCCCCACGGATGTGAACCTGCCGGATTTCGGGCGGGACAATGTGATGGACCTGATCCCCCGTTCCACGGGGGCGCGCATCTGGATCGGCAATTCGGCCACCATCTCCACCCATTATGACCAGTCGGACAATATCGCCTGCGTGGTGGCGGGCACCCGGCGCTTCACCCTGTTCCCGCCCGAACAGCTGCCCAATCTCTATGTCGGGCCGCTGGATTACACGATGGCGGGACAGCCCAGCAGCATGGTCGATCTGGCCAACCCGGATTTCGCCCGCTATCCCCGCTTCCGCGCGGCGCTGGATGCCGCCATTACCGTCGATCTGCAACCCGGCGACGCGATCTATATCCCCTCCATGTGGTGGCACAATGTCGTCTCCACCGGGCCGTTCAATGTGCTGGTGAATTACTGGTGGAACGATGCCAAGCCCTGGGCCGGCAACCCGTTCCAGGCCCTGGTCCATTCCATCATGGCCATGGGGGAGATGCCGGCGGAACGGCGGGCGGTCTGGCGCGATGTCTTCGACCATTACGTCTTTCACCAGAACGGCGATCCGATGGCCCATATGGCGCCCGAGCATCGCTCCGTCACCGGCCCACTGACGCCGCGTCTGGCGCAGTATATCCGGGGCTGGCTGCTGCGCTGCCTGGGCGGCTGA
- the pheS gene encoding phenylalanine--tRNA ligase subunit alpha, with product MDTLDTLKAETLATIASANDSAALEEVRVAVMGKKGSITALMGDMRNLSPDERKARGAALNAVKTAVEAAIEGRRGELKTIELERRLASERIDVTLAPRPETQGRIHPISQTVDEMVAIFAAMGFTVAEGPDIETDFNNFTALNIPPEHPARQMHDTFYLPPSAEGAARVLRTHTSPVQIRTMLKNKPPIRIIAPGRTYRSDYDQTHTPVFHQIEGLVIGEDIHMGHLKGCILEFCRAFFQIDDLPIRFRPSFFPFTEPSAEVDIGCSRKGGELKLGNHGDWLEIMGSGMVHPKVLENCGIDSTKYQGFAFGMGIERVAMLKYGIPDLRSFFDADLRWLRHYGFVPLDQPNLAQGLSR from the coding sequence ATGGACACGCTCGATACGCTCAAGGCCGAAACCCTGGCCACCATCGCTTCTGCCAATGACAGCGCCGCCCTGGAAGAGGTGCGGGTTGCCGTCATGGGCAAGAAGGGCAGCATCACGGCCCTGATGGGCGATATGCGCAACCTGTCGCCGGACGAGCGCAAGGCCCGGGGTGCGGCGCTAAACGCGGTGAAGACCGCCGTGGAAGCGGCGATCGAGGGCCGCCGGGGCGAGTTGAAGACCATCGAGCTTGAGCGCCGTCTGGCGTCGGAACGCATCGACGTCACCCTGGCCCCCCGCCCCGAAACCCAGGGCCGCATCCACCCGATCAGCCAGACGGTGGATGAGATGGTGGCGATCTTCGCCGCCATGGGCTTCACGGTTGCCGAAGGCCCGGATATCGAGACGGACTTCAATAATTTCACCGCACTCAACATCCCGCCGGAACATCCGGCCCGCCAGATGCACGACACCTTCTATCTGCCGCCTTCGGCAGAGGGGGCGGCGCGGGTGCTGCGCACCCATACCAGCCCGGTGCAGATCCGCACCATGCTGAAGAACAAGCCGCCGATCCGCATCATCGCGCCCGGCCGCACCTATCGGTCGGACTATGACCAGACGCACACGCCCGTCTTCCATCAGATCGAAGGTCTGGTGATCGGCGAGGATATTCATATGGGCCATCTGAAGGGCTGCATCCTGGAATTCTGCCGCGCCTTCTTCCAGATCGACGATCTGCCCATCCGCTTCCGCCCCAGCTTCTTCCCCTTCACCGAACCGTCGGCAGAGGTGGATATCGGCTGCTCGCGCAAGGGCGGGGAGCTGAAGCTGGGCAATCATGGCGACTGGCTGGAGATCATGGGCTCCGGCATGGTGCATCCCAAGGTGCTGGAGAATTGCGGCATCGACAGCACCAAGTACCAGGGCTTCGCCTTCGGCATGGGGATCGAGCGCGTGGCGATGCTGAAATACGGCATCCCCGACCTGCGCTCCTTCTTCGACGCCGACCTGCGCTGGCTGCGCCATTACGGCTTCGTGCCGCTGGATCAGCCGAACCTGGCGCAGGGTCTGTCGCGGTAG
- a CDS encoding spore germination protein GerW family protein gives MLPSFLSVNPLLAPFVTDPAQLLMTATMTAFEQLLGKGVLGTPLTVGDTTIIPVTITTFGVGTGGGSLFGEPVGGGGGGGVIPVALIIVTPDGTRIEQLPKETTAAALEKLTDMAKEMGGRREKR, from the coding sequence ATGCTTCCCTCGTTCTTGTCCGTCAATCCGCTGCTGGCGCCCTTCGTGACTGATCCGGCACAATTGCTGATGACCGCCACCATGACGGCGTTCGAACAGTTGCTGGGCAAGGGCGTGCTGGGCACACCGCTGACCGTCGGTGATACGACGATTATTCCCGTCACTATCACCACCTTCGGCGTCGGGACCGGTGGCGGTTCACTGTTCGGGGAGCCGGTGGGCGGGGGCGGAGGCGGGGGCGTCATCCCGGTCGCGCTGATCATCGTCACGCCCGACGGCACCCGGATAGAGCAGTTGCCAAAGGAAACCACCGCCGCGGCTCTGGAAAAGCTGACCGACATGGCCAAGGAAATGGGCGGTCGCCGCGAAAAGCGCTGA
- the pheT gene encoding phenylalanine--tRNA ligase subunit beta, with amino-acid sequence MKFTLSWLKTHLDTDATLDQITDALTALGLEVEGVEDRGAALSAFRIAHVVSAEKHPNADKLRLCMVDTGAGEPVQVVCGAPNARAGIKVVFAAPGTKIPVSGDTLSIGTIRGVESRGMMCSERELLLSDEHNGIIELPADAPVGGSFADWRGLSDPVIEIALTPDRVDCAGVRGVARDLAAAGLGTLKPLAATPVTPAFDNPLKVTLDHPGCPQIAFRLIRGVKNGPSPKWLADRLLAVGLRPISALVDITNYFSLDLCRPLHVFDAAKLNGGITLRATAQGDTLLALNGKEYAPPAGLIGIYDDAHMISMAGVMGGETTGVTADTTDVVLEVATFEPVRIAEAGRALQLDSDARYRFERGVDPANILEKVELATALILDLCGGSAGAVSLTGAEPAWQRTLTLRPARVAALGGVDVPVDEQVRILSVLGFTVTRRDDGVLVADVPSWRRDVEGEADLVEEVLRVNGFDKIPATPLPREVGTPAPALTADQRRRFNARRAAAERGLLESVTWSFVDPKVAALFDGDKDELRLLNPISADLAVMRPSILGTLVPAAGRNAAKGFKDVGLFEVGPAFRDGSEKGQDLVVAGVRAGAAVPRNWSKGERPVDAFDAKGDALAILEAAGAPVANLQVTRDAPGWYHPGRSGVLRLGPTVLGRFGELHPALLEALDVTGPVVAFELFLDAVPAPKKKGGTAKPLLALSPFQPVDRDFAFLVANSTDSDKLLKAAKGADKALISDVSIFDIYEGKGVEPGFKSVALSVTLQPVDKTLTDKEIEDVAAKVVAAVAKATGASLRG; translated from the coding sequence ATGAAGTTCACGCTTTCCTGGCTGAAGACGCATCTCGACACCGACGCCACGCTGGATCAGATCACCGACGCGCTGACGGCCCTGGGCCTGGAGGTGGAGGGGGTTGAGGATCGGGGTGCCGCCCTGTCGGCCTTCCGCATCGCCCATGTCGTCTCCGCCGAGAAGCACCCGAACGCCGACAAGCTGCGCCTGTGCATGGTCGATACCGGTGCGGGTGAGCCGGTGCAGGTGGTGTGCGGCGCGCCCAATGCGCGGGCCGGCATCAAGGTGGTCTTCGCCGCTCCCGGCACCAAGATCCCCGTCTCTGGCGACACCCTGTCCATCGGCACCATCCGTGGCGTGGAAAGCCGGGGCATGATGTGTTCGGAGCGGGAGCTGCTGCTGTCCGACGAACATAATGGCATCATCGAGCTGCCGGCCGATGCCCCCGTGGGCGGCTCTTTCGCCGATTGGCGCGGCCTGTCCGATCCTGTGATCGAGATCGCGCTGACGCCCGACCGTGTCGATTGCGCCGGCGTGCGCGGCGTGGCCCGTGACCTCGCCGCTGCCGGCCTGGGCACCTTGAAGCCGCTGGCCGCCACGCCCGTGACGCCCGCCTTCGATAACCCGCTGAAGGTGACGCTGGATCATCCCGGCTGCCCGCAAATCGCCTTCCGCCTGATCCGGGGCGTGAAGAATGGCCCCAGCCCGAAATGGCTGGCCGACCGGCTGCTGGCCGTGGGCCTGCGCCCGATCAGCGCCCTGGTCGATATCACCAATTATTTCAGCCTGGACCTCTGCCGTCCGCTGCATGTCTTCGACGCGGCCAAGCTGAACGGCGGCATCACGCTGCGGGCCACGGCGCAGGGCGACACACTGCTGGCGCTGAACGGCAAGGAATATGCCCCGCCCGCCGGCCTGATCGGCATCTATGATGATGCGCATATGATCTCCATGGCCGGCGTCATGGGCGGGGAGACGACAGGCGTCACCGCCGACACCACCGATGTCGTGCTGGAAGTGGCAACGTTTGAACCGGTGCGCATCGCCGAGGCTGGCCGCGCCCTGCAACTGGATAGCGACGCCCGCTACCGCTTTGAACGCGGCGTGGACCCGGCCAACATCCTGGAAAAGGTCGAACTGGCCACCGCTTTGATCCTGGACCTGTGCGGCGGTTCCGCCGGCGCCGTCAGCCTGACCGGTGCTGAACCCGCCTGGCAGCGTACCCTGACCCTGCGCCCCGCCCGTGTGGCCGCCCTGGGTGGCGTGGATGTGCCGGTGGATGAACAGGTCCGCATCCTGTCCGTCCTGGGCTTCACCGTCACCCGCCGTGACGATGGCGTTCTGGTGGCGGACGTTCCGTCCTGGCGTCGCGATGTGGAGGGCGAGGCCGATCTGGTGGAGGAGGTGTTGCGCGTCAACGGCTTCGACAAGATCCCGGCCACGCCGTTGCCGCGTGAGGTGGGCACCCCGGCCCCGGCGCTCACCGCCGATCAGCGGCGGCGCTTCAACGCCCGCCGCGCCGCCGCCGAGCGCGGCTTGCTCGAGTCGGTGACCTGGTCCTTCGTCGATCCCAAGGTTGCGGCCCTGTTCGATGGCGACAAGGATGAACTGCGCCTGCTGAACCCGATCAGCGCCGATCTGGCCGTCATGCGTCCCTCCATCCTCGGCACCCTGGTGCCCGCCGCTGGCCGCAACGCTGCCAAGGGCTTCAAGGATGTTGGCCTGTTCGAGGTTGGCCCCGCCTTCCGCGACGGGTCGGAAAAGGGTCAGGATCTGGTGGTGGCCGGTGTGCGCGCCGGTGCTGCCGTCCCGCGCAACTGGTCCAAGGGCGAGCGCCCCGTCGATGCCTTTGATGCCAAGGGCGATGCCTTGGCCATTCTGGAGGCGGCGGGCGCCCCTGTCGCCAACCTGCAGGTTACGCGCGATGCGCCCGGCTGGTACCATCCGGGCCGTTCGGGTGTGCTGCGCCTGGGCCCCACGGTTCTGGGCCGCTTCGGCGAGCTGCATCCCGCCCTGCTGGAGGCGCTGGACGTCACCGGCCCCGTGGTGGCGTTCGAGCTGTTCCTGGATGCCGTGCCGGCGCCCAAGAAGAAGGGCGGTACCGCCAAGCCGCTGCTGGCCCTGTCGCCGTTCCAGCCCGTGGACCGCGACTTCGCCTTCCTGGTTGCCAACAGCACCGACAGCGACAAGCTGCTGAAGGCCGCCAAGGGCGCCGACAAGGCGCTGATCAGCGATGTCAGCATCTTCGACATCTATGAAGGCAAGGGTGTGGAGCCCGGCTTCAAGTCGGTGGCCCTGTCGGTCACCTTGCAGCCGGTCGATAAGACCCTGACCGACAAGGAGATCGAGGATGTGGCCGCCAAGGTGGTGGCCGCCGTCGCCAAGGCCACGGGGGCCTCTTTGCGCGGCTGA
- the rplT gene encoding 50S ribosomal protein L20 has protein sequence MARVKRGVTTHARHKKILKLAKGYRGRGSKCYRVAIEKVEKALRYAYRDRRNKKRDFRGLWIQRINAGARLHGLKYSTLIHGLKRAGIELDRKVLSDIAAREPESFKSLCDQAQAALKAA, from the coding sequence ATGGCACGCGTTAAGCGGGGCGTCACCACTCACGCCCGTCACAAGAAGATCCTGAAGCTCGCCAAGGGCTATCGTGGTCGCGGTTCCAAGTGCTATCGCGTTGCGATTGAAAAGGTCGAAAAGGCGCTTCGTTACGCCTATCGCGACCGTCGCAACAAGAAGCGCGATTTCCGCGGCCTGTGGATTCAGCGTATCAACGCCGGTGCGCGTCTGCACGGGCTGAAGTACAGCACCCTGATCCACGGCCTGAAGCGCGCTGGTATCGAACTGGACCGTAAGGTCCTGTCCGACATCGCCGCCCGCGAGCCGGAGAGCTTTAAGAGCCTGTGCGATCAGGCCCAGGCTGCTCTCAAGGCCGCCTGA